One segment of Panicum virgatum strain AP13 chromosome 3K, P.virgatum_v5, whole genome shotgun sequence DNA contains the following:
- the LOC120697575 gene encoding uncharacterized protein LOC120697575, with translation MAMAMATAPSSCAVSFPARPAAAARPRGAGGVVCAAAGAAEGGSGKWWAPLLGWSGKADYLEAPAPVAAAQDGAAAAARRQFVGGLTEEKARELRARMAQTESFHDAMYHSAIASRLARSA, from the coding sequence ATGGCAATGGCAATGGCGACGGCACCGTCCTCATGCGCCGTGTCGTTCCCGGcccgcccggcggcggctgcccggccccgcggcgccggtggggtggtctgcgccgccgccggggcggcggagggcggcagcggcaagTGGTGGGCGCCGCTGCTGGGGTGGTCCGGGAAGGCCGACTACCTGGAGGCCCCGGCGCCGGTGGCTGCTGCCCaggacggcgccgcggcggcggcccggaggCAGTTCGTGGGCGGGCTGACGGAGGAGAAGGCGCGGGAGCTGCGGGCGCGGATGGCGCAGACGGAGTCGTTCCACGACGCCATGTACCACTCCGCCATCGCCTCCCGCCTCGCGCGCTCCGCCTAG
- the LOC120697576 gene encoding boron transporter 4-like codes for MAEPNKAPFSGVAEDFKGRAACYKQDWNNGFRSGFRILAPTLYIFFASAVPVIAFGEQLSKDTDGALTTVEALASTAICGIIHSIIGGQPLLIVGVAEPTIIMYTYIYNFVKSQPNLGEKMFLPWAGWVCIWTAVMLFLMAMFNAAAVLNKFTRFSGELFGMLITILFMQQAIKGMVGEFGVPEGNDESQPTFQFQWLYVNGLLGVIFSMGVLYTSLASTEARSSLYGTGWQRSLIADYGVPLMVILWTALSYSLPSKIPSGVPRRLFTPLPWEPKSLQHWTVAKDLLSVPPAHIFLAIVPAAMVAGLYFFDHSVASQMAQQKEFNLKNPSAYHYDILVLSLTTLICGLLGIPPSNGVLPQSPMHTRSLAVLKRQLMRKKMVQTAQEGMMNNATSSEVYGKMQDVFIKMDHGSNSVSASNELKDLKDAIIPEGDGAGKVPEAFDPEKHVDSYLPVRVNEQRVSNLLQSLLVGGCIGVTPLIRRIPTSVLWGYFAYMSIDSVPGNQFWERIKLMFVTPQRRYKVLEGAHASFVESVPFNIISAFTLFQLIYLLLVFGMTWIPMAGILFPLLFFFLIVIRQHFIPKYFDPAHLRELDAAEYEELEGFTPDPSEGGDESVRSRDAQPEYASEILEEFTTHRGELKRRNSNFRDGRLLQLNSVRMTRELSRTMSRAPTLRHDH; via the exons ATGGCGGAACCTAATAAAGCCCCATTTAGTGGAGTGGCTGAGGATTTCAAAGGAAGAGCAGCTTGTTACAAACAAGACTGGAACAATGGGTTCCGTTCCGGTTTCAG GATATTGGCACCTACACTCTACATATTTTTTGCATCCGCCGTTCCTGTAATAGCCTTTGGGGAGCAATTGAGTAAAGATACAG ATGGCGCACTGACCACAGTTGAGGCATTAGCATCAACTGCTATTTGTGGAATCATACATTCAATCATAGGCGGACAGCCACTATTAATTGTGGGAGTTGCAGAGCCGACTATTATTATGTATACTTATATCTACAATTTTGTAAAAAGTCAGCCGAACCTGGGAGAGAAAATGTTTCTTCCATGGGCTGGATG GGTTTGCATCTGGACTGCCGTTATGTTGTTCCTCATGGCAATGTTTAACGCTGCAGCTGTTCTAAACAAATTTACAAGGTTTTCAGGAGAACTTTTTGGAATGTTGATCACAATTCTGTTCATGCAACAGGCGATCAAA GGGATGGTGGGCGAATTTGGTGTCCCTGAGGGTAATGACGAAAGTCAACCGACATTCCAGTTCCAATGGCTATACGTTAATGGTCTGCTTGGAGTTATCTTTTCAATGGGCGTACTATATACTTCATTAGCCAGCACGGAGGCAAGATCATCTCTATACGGAACTG GGTGGCAAAGGAGCTTAATTGCTGACTATGGCGTTCCACTGATGGTCATACTGTGGACAGCACTATCGTATTCATTGCCAAGCAAGATCCCTTCAGGAGTTCCTAGGAGGCTCTTCACCCCACTTCCTTGGGAACCCAAGTCACTCCAGCATTGGACAGTAGCAAAG GATCTCTTGTCTGTCCCTCCAGCACATATATTTCTGGCTATTGTGCCTGCTGCAATGGTTGCAGGGCTCTATTTCTTTGATCACAGTGTAGCTTCACAGATGGCACAGCAGAAGGAATTTAATTTGAAGAACCCATCAGCCTACCATTATGACATTTTGGTCCTGAGCTTGACG ACCTTGATCTGCGGTCTTCTTGGCATTCCTCCATCTAATGGAGTGCTTCCTCAGTCCCCCATGCACACAAGAAGCCTTGCTGTCCTCAAGCGGCAG TTGATGCGCAAAAAGATGGTCCAAACTGCCCAGGAGGGGATGATGAACAATGCTACCAGTTCAGAAGTTTATGGCAAGATGCAAGATGTTTTCATAAAAATGGACCATGGAAGCAAC TCTGTTTCTGCCAGCAACGAGCTCAAGGACTTGAAGGATGCCATTATTCCAGAGGGGGATGGAGCAGGGAAAGTGCCTGAAGCATTTGATCCTGAGAAGCATGTGGATTCTTACTTGCCTGTCCGGGTGAATGAGCAGAGAGTAAGCAATCTGTTACAGTCCTTGTTGGTTGGTGGTTGTATCGGAGTTACACCGCTCATCCGGAGGATACCAACATCAGTGCTTTGGGGTTACTTTGCCTATATGTCCATCGACAGTGTTCCTGGGAACCAGTTCTGGGAGAGGATAAAACTTATGTTTGTCACACCTCAAAGGCGCTACAA GGTTCTTGAAGGTGCGCATGCATCCTTCGTGGAGTCGGTGCCTTTCAACATAATATCGGCCTTCACGCTTTTCCAGCTAATTTATCTCTTGCTCGTCTTTGGGATGACATGGATACCAATGGCAGGAATCCTCTTCCCGCTGCTCTTCTTTTTTCTCATTGTCATCAGGCAGCATTTCATTCCAAAGTATTTCGATCCCGCCCACCTGAGGGAATTAGATGCAGCAGAGTACGAAGAACTTGAGGGTTTCACCCCTGATCCTTCAGAG GGCGGCGATGAGTCTGTGCGCAGCAGAGATGCCCAACCTGAGTACGCTTCTGAGATACTGGAGGAATTCACGACGCACCGTGGAGAGTTGAAGCGCAGGAACTCGAACTTCCGCGACGGGAGGCTACTTCAG CTCAACTCGGTCAGGATGACAAGAGAGCTTTCCCGGACTATGTCGCGGGCTCCAACGCTCAGGCATGATCATTGA